One part of the Phragmites australis chromosome 3, lpPhrAust1.1, whole genome shotgun sequence genome encodes these proteins:
- the LOC133912334 gene encoding BRCT domain-containing protein At4g02110-like — MASPSGDDDFDDERLFDGVRFVLAGFDHAAESQYRSEMVQRGGVDAGRFGNDCTHVVVWGRVYDDPACEAARAEGKKVVSELWVDDSLDRGVLADADRVIYWPVRDLNGIPGGQSLHICLTGYQRNYREDIMKMVSLMGAQFSKPLTANAATHLICYKFEGEKYELAKKVNIKLVNHRWLEDCLKAWEVLPVDDYSKSSWELELMEAQGNDSEDEAKDAGQRPLNSRSSVRCMHNSNKCAETSVNPDVNAPMRSPIILSGNREVPVERHLNTPGHIRGTEDAGSKTHDITAQSSPNSSMLPVSAKADVFAPIQAPFVLSEKRENVAVRDINSPSPIQEAEEKYVSARTLDITSGALGAPSSSKMTIFGNRHLHSLNGTPTILNGNMDHVSGKCSVNHDQINVTKAQLTSPLRGNPSVNELDLSKVNDMHRQETDGPSGNHIAAAGQSNIDDKLTNHEVNPNSGGDFISNNIKNPSNSKKASRKLLSPEGHSVHHMASPHSAEESTQRADSNISSVGMGQQVVEHADILSMKGNENIKNADGLDGAYAQKRKSLISPASLNLQKRDVVSETGPVDRPFVSRLSDASEPANVSSAGTNPAEANAVNLGNQQSSLSTSRQSRFRTNSLKHGGPINGVHLPEYSSNGKNVKSLLKARTSLKAMTENRCTTSPLATVQDGKTSSGFSFRNKDGEDAQASGNAVNQDSLHLLHEIGNARTEDQSCDMSVHSSRNSQVVSCSGNADTKITDAPDVNNKEVAVASDFKLEKVSDTTVKKGTKRFQDTSSHFQGETSYSKKVAIPIERNAGAKRPRNASIEADGSVPNSGNKVVSESRPAKVIPREHADPASKNSCSIASAAELKPISPKKVLICRVRNTVAKRAQDAHSKFDDAQVPSSLEFGKVVSQENIEINRKKFFDTANADEHQINSPKKLPNTRVRNTAAKRSRKSDTNMSNETLIDKTETVAAGSLFDDLFASDNVEDCPKKLSSSASASDCGILYPKNVPNTRVRNAVAKRKIKTVEDNLGSKCDKIGSAIASVPKTASSKRIEEISCNVNKVTADQDSEKANKDGMRDVSGLSCQDSDMVDKPEGPHNSKLRSGKRNKVLTSDHERENRQDHSNLNSKSNARTGSLCSKFDARSMQKSTDVLSEHRRIKGDKSGMLITSEPALFILSGNRQQRREYRSILRRLKGRVCRDSHHWSYQATHFIAPDPLRRTEKFFAAAAAGRWILKRDYLTSCIEAGKFVDEEPFEWFGTDLSDGEKISLEAPKKWRILRQQMGHGAFYGMQIIVYGQLILPTLDTLKRAVRAGDGTILATSPPYTRFLDSGVDFAVVSASIPSADAWVQEFIRHGIPCVSTDYLVEYVCKPGHPLDRHVLFKTNGLANKFLKKLMKNQQEVATDKPEPTKDDEDPEDLSCSVCGRKDRGEVMLICGDEDGAAGCGIGMHIDCCNPPLEAVPEDDWLCPKCDVPKAKTKPTRGTGHKLRPSKQM, encoded by the exons ATGGCCTCTCCCAGCGGCGACGACGACTTTGACGACGAGCGCCTCTTCGACGGCGTCCGCTTCGTCCTCGCCGGCTTCGACCATGCCGCCGAGTCCCAG TACCGGTCGGAGATGGTGCAGCGCGGTGGCGTTGACGCCGGGCGGTTCGGCAACGACTGCACCCACGTTGTCGTGTGGGGCCGCGTCTAC GATGACCCAGCGTGCGAGGCGGCGCGGGCTGAAGGGAAGAAGGTCGTCAGCGAGCTGTGGGTGGACGACAGTTTGGATCGTGGGGTTCTGGCTGATGCAGATAGG GTTATCTATTGGCCAGTGAGAGATTTGAATGGAATACCGGGTGGTCAGTCACTGCACATTTGCTTGACGGGTTACCAAAGAAACTATCGTGAAGACATAATG AAAATGGTTTCTTTGATGGGAGCGCAATTTTCCAAACCTTTGACTGCAAATGCAGCCACTCACCTTATTTGCTACAAATTCGAAG GTGAGAAGTATGAGCTTGCTAAAAAGGTGAACATCAAACTTGTTAATCACCGGTGGTTGGAAGACTG CTTAAAGGCGTGGGAAGTTCTTCCAGTCGATGATTATAGCAAAAG TAGTTGGGAACTAGAATTAATGGAAGCGCAAGGTAATGACTCTGAAGATGAAGCAAAAGATGCAGGTCAAAGGCCATTGAACAGTAGGTCCAGTGTCAGGTGCATGCACAACTCAAACAAATGTGCAGAAACTTCTGTCAACCCTGACGTCAATGCACCAATGCGATCACCTATTATTCTCAGTGGTAATAGAGAGGTACCTGTGGAAAGGCATTTGAACACCCCTGGTCATATCAGGGGGACAGAAGATGCAGGCAGCAAGACACATGATATCACAGCCCAAAGCAGTCCTAACTCTAGTATGTTGCCAGTTTCTGCTAAGGCCGATGTCTTTGCACCCATTCAAGCTCCATTTGTCCTgagtgaaaagagagagaatgtTGCAGTAAGAGACATAAATAGCCCGAGCCCGATTCAGGAAGCTgaagaaaaatatgttagtgCAAGGACACTGGACATTACAAGTGGCGCTCTAGGCGCTCCAAGCTCAAGCAAGATGACTATTTTTGGTAATCGTCATTTACATTCCTTAAATGGGACCCCGACCATCCTAAATGGCAATATGGATCATGTTTCTGGAAAATGTTCGGTCAATCATGATCAGATCAATGTTACTAAAGCCCAATTGACTAGTCCTTTGAGAGGAAATCCATCTGTGAATGAGCTTGATTTATCAAAAGTCAACGACATGCATCGTCAGGAGACAGATGGTCCCTCAGGTAATCATATCGCAGCAGCTGGTCAGTCAAATATTGATGACAAGCTCACCAATCATGAGGTCAATCCAAATTCGGGAGGTGATTTCATATCCAACAACATCAAGAACCCAAGTAACTCTAAAAAGGCTTCTCGGAAATTATTGTCACCTGAAGGGCATTCTGTTCACCATATGGCATCACCTCACAGTGCTGAAGAAAGCACACAGAGAGCTGATTCCAATATTTCTTCGGTAGGGATGGGACAACAAGTTGTTGAGCATGCTGACATTCTGAGTATGAAAGGTAATGAGAATATTAAGAATGCGGATGGACTTGATGGAGCATATGCTCAGAAAAGGAAGAGCTTAATTTCCCCAGCTAGCTTAAATTTACAAAAGAGAGATGTGGTGTCGGAAACTGGTCCTGTAGATCGTCCATTTGTGAGTAGGCTGAGTGATGCATCTGAACCAGCGAATGTTTCATCTGCAGGGACAAATCCTGCTGAAGCCAATGCTGTTAATTTGGGAAATCAACAATCTAGCTTATCTACAAGCAGACAATCAAGATTTAGGACAAATTCTCTCAAGCATGGTGGTCCTATTAATGGAGTCCATCTTCCTGAATATTCTTCAAATGGTAAGAATGTAAAATCTCTACTGAAAGCAAGAACGTCACTAAAGGCAATGACAGAAAACAGATGCACCACAAGTCCTTTAGCTACGGTTCAAGATGGAAAAACAAGTTCAGGCTTCTCCTTTCGAAACAAGGATGGGGAAGATGCACAAGCTAGCGGTAATGCAGTGAATCAAGATTCCTTGCATCTGTTGCATGAGATAGGAAATGCTCGCACAGAGGACCAGTCATGTGACATGTCTGTTCACAGTTCAAGGAATTCACAAGTTGTTTCCTGTTCTGGAAATGCTGACACCAAGATAACTGATGCACCCGATGTCAACAATAAAGAAGTAGCAGTGGCTTCAGATTTTAAACTTGAGAAGGTGTCTGATACCACCGTGAAAAAAGGCACAAAACGATTTCAGGACACTTCAAGCCATTTTCAGGGTGAAACAAGTTATTCAAAGAAAGTAGCAATTCCTATAGAAAGGAATGCTGGTGCAAAGAGGCCTCGAAATGCTAGCATTGAGGCTGATGGGTCAGTTCCTAACAGTGGTAATAAAGTAGTTTCTGAGTCACGGCCTGCCAAAGTGATTCCTCGTGAACATGCTGATCCAGCCTCTAAAAACAGCTGCAGTATTGCAAGTGCAGCAGAACTCAAACCAATTTCTCCAAAGAAAGTACTGATTTGTAGAGTGAGGAATACTGTTGCCAAGAGGGCACAGGATGCTCACAGCAAGTTTGACGATGCACAGGTACCTTCCAGTTTGGAGTTTGGTAAGGTGGTTTCTCAAGAAAATATTGAGATAAACCGTAAAAAGTTTTTTGACACTGCAAATGCTGATGAACATCAAATAAATTCACCCAAGAAACTACCTAACACCAGAGTGAGGAACACAGCTGCGAAGAGGTCTCGGAAATCTGACACCAACATGAGCAATGAAACATTAATTGATAAAACTGAGACAGTGGCTGCTGGGTCATTGTTTGATGACTTGTTTGCCTCAGACAATGTCGAAGACTGCCCTAAAAAGCTTTCAAGTAGTGCAAGTGCTAGTGACTGTGGTATACTTTACCCCAAGAACGTACCGAATACAAGAGTTAGGAATGCAGTTGCCAAGAGGAAAATAAAAACTGTAGAAGACAATTTAGGCAGCAAATGTGACAAAATTGGTAGTGCCATTGCATCTGTACCTAAAACTGCTTCATCAAAGAGAATCGAAGAGATTTCTTGCAATGTTAACAAAGTAACTGCTGATCAAGACTCCGAGAAGGCCAACAAGGATGGGATGAGAGATGTATCTGGATTGTCTTGCCAAGATTCCGACATGGTAGACAAGCCTGAGGGACCACACAATTCTAAGTTGAGAAGCGGGAAAAGAAATAAAGTTCTGACTTCAGATCATGAAAGGGAGAACAGACAAGACCATAGTAATCTCAACTCTAAATCAAACGCTAGAACTGGCAGTTTGTGTTCCAAATTTGATGCAAGATCAATGCAGAAAAGCACAGATGTGCTCAGTGAGCACAGAAGGATAAAAGGAGATAAATCAGGGATGCTGATCACGAGTGAACCTGCTTTGTTTATTTTAAGTGGAAATCGCCAGCAAAGAAGGGAATATCGGTCAATACTTAGACGCCTGAAGGGACGAGTTTGTAGGGATTCACATCATTGGTCATACCAAGCAACACATTTCATCGCCCCAGACCCTCTCAGGAGAACTGAGAAGTTCTTTGCAGCGGCTGCAGCAGGCAG GTGGATACTCAAGAGAGATTACTTGACCTCGTGCATTGAGGCTGGCAAGTTTGTAGATGAAGAACCATTTGAATGGTTTGGTACAGACCTTAGTGATGGAGAAAAAATCAGTTTAGAAGCTCCCAAGAAATGGCGCATTTTAAGGCAGCAGATGGGCCATGGTGCCTTCTATGGAATGCAGATCATTGTCTATGGACAGCTCATATTACCAACGCTG GACACACTGAAGCGCGCGGTTCGAGCTGGCGATGGCACCATTTTAGCAACATCCCCGCCATACACTCGATTCTTAGACTCTGGTGTCGACTTTGCTGTGGTATCAGCTAGCATTCCAAGTGCAGACGCATGGGTTCAAGAATTCATCAGGCATGGTATTCCCTGCGTCAGTACCGATTATCTGGTTGAGTACGTCTGCAAGCCTGGCCACCCACTTGACAGACATGTTCTCTTCAAAACGAACGGTCTGGCCAACAAGTTCCTTAAGAAGCTAATGAAGAACCAACAAGAAGTGGCCACAGATAAGCCGGAGCCGACGAAAGACGACGAAGATCCCGAGGACCTAAGTTGCTCGGTGTGCGGGCGCAAGGACCGGGGTGAAGTGATGCTGATCTGCGGCGACGAGGACGGTGCAGCCGGTTGTGGGATCGGCATGCACATCGACTGTTGCAACCCTCCCCTAGAGGCTGTCCCCGAAGACGATTGGCTGTGCCCCAAGTGCGACGTACCAAAAGCCAAGACGAAACCTACGAGAGGCACTGGCCACAAGTTGAGACCATCCAAGCAAATGTGA